The sequence below is a genomic window from Streptomyces sudanensis.
CAGCTGCGGGACCGGGCCCATGATCCGGGCCAGCGGCAGCAGCACGTACGCGGCGGCCGTCGCCGTGTTCAGCGGGTGCTGGCGGCCGATCGTCCGCGGCGAGACGCCGACGGCGACGTACGACACGAGCACCATCACGCCGATCGCCACGGCCAGCGCGCTCCACGTCCCGGCGAACTCCTCCAGGCAGGCGTACGTGACGAGCGCGCCGGCCGCCATCTCGCAGGCGACCCGGACGAGCAGCGCCACGTTCAGGTAGCGGGTGGGGTCGGAGGCCACCTGGGCGAGCCTGGCCGCGCCGCGCCGCCCCGACCGCACCGCCTCGGCGGCCCGGAAACCGGAGACCCGCGCCAGGCCCGCCTCCGCGCACGCGGCGAGCCACGCGACCACGACGAGCGCGACCGCGCCCGCGACGAGCCCGCCGGTCATGAGACGGTCGGCGCCGGGGAGGGGCCGGTCAGGCCCTTCTCCGCCCGCCAGCCGTCGACGATCGCCGCCTGGAGCCCGAACATCTCGGCCTTCTCGTCGGGCTCCTCGTGGTCGTAGCCGAGGAGGTGCAGCACCCCGTGGACGGTGAGCAGCTGGAGCTCCTCGTCCATGGAGTGCCGCGTGGGCGCCTCGCGGCCCTGCCGCTCGGCGACCTCCGGGCAGAGCACGATGTCCCCGAGGAGCCCCTGGGGGGGCTCCTCGTCGTCCTTCGACGGCGGGCGCAGCTCGTCCATCGGGAAGGACATGACGTCCGTCGGACCCGGCAGGTCCATCCACTGCAGGTGCAGCTGCTCCATCGCCTCGGCGTCCACCACGATCACCGACAGCTCGGACAGGGGGTGGATCCGCATCCGCGCGAGCGCGTAGCGGGCGACGTCGAGGATCGCCCGCTCGTCGACCTCGGTGCCGGACTCGTTGTTGACGTCGATCGACATGTGGTTGTTCGGTCTCTCGCTTCGATTGGTCAGCGCCCGTTGTGGGTGTCGTACTTCTCGTACGCGTCGACGATACGGCCGACCAGCTTGTGCCGTACGACGTCGTGCGAGGTGAGGCGGGAGAAGTGGACGTCCTGGACGCCGTCGAGGATGTCCTGGACCTGCCGCAGGCCGCTCTTGGTGCCGTTCGGCAGGTCGACCTGGGTCACGTCGCCGGTGATGACGATCTTCGAGTCGAAGCCGAGCCGGGTCAGGAACATCTTCATCTGCTCGGGGTTCGTGTTCTGCGCCTCGTCGAGGATGATGAACGCGTCGTTGAGCGTCCGGCCGCGCATGTACGCCAGCGGCGCGACCTCGATCGTGCCCGCCGCCATCAGCCGCGGGATCGAGTCGGGGTCGAGCATGTCGTGCAGCGCGTCGTACAGCGGCCGCAGGTACGGGTCGATCTTCTCGTAGAGCGTGCCGGGCAGGAAGCCGAGGCGCTCGCCCGCCTCGACCGCGGGCCGGGTCAGGATGATCCGGTTGACCTGCTTGGACTGCAGGGCCTGGACCGCCTTCGCCATGGCGAGGTAGGTCTTGCCGGTGCCGGCCGGGCCGATGCCGAAGACGATCGTGTGCTTGTCGATCGCGTCGACGTACCGCTTCTGGTTGAGCGTCTTGGGACGGATGGTGCGGCCACGGCTGGAGAGGATGTTCTGGGTGAGGACCTCGGACGGCGTCTCGGCGGCCGCTCCCCCGGTCTCCTCCTTGAGCATGGCGATCGAGCGTTCCACCGCGTCCTCCGTCATGGGCTGCCCCGTGCGCAGCACCAGCATCATCTCGTCGAACAGCCGCTGGATGAGGGCCACCTCGGCGGCCTCGCCCACCGCGCTGATCTCGTTGCCCCGCACGTGGATGTCGGCGCGGGGGAACGCCTGCTCGATCACCCGGAGCAGGGCGTCGCCCGAACCGAGCACGGTCACCATGGGGTGCTTGGCGGGTACGGTGAAGTGGGCTCGTACCTGATCTGTCGGTGTGTGAGTCATGGGCCGGCTCTGTGGCCTGCGCATACCTCCTGTTGCGGGGTTCTCGCGGCTCGACAACCTCTGCCCTCCAGGGTACGGCGTGCGGATCGGAACCCAGAAGGCTTTTCCCCCGCCCCGGGGCGACCCCCGGGCGGACCGGCGGAAGGCGGGCCGGGGAGACCCGCCGCGGGGAGGGCGGCTCCCCGGACGGCACGTGGGAGGGCCGCCGGGNCCGGGGCCCGGCCCGGTGCCTAGGAGCGCTTGGGGAGGGGGACGCGGACGAGGTCCCTGGCGACGGTCAGCTCGCCGTCGAACCCGGCCGCGCGGGCCTGCCGCTCGAAGGCGGACGGATCGCCGTAGCGCTGCGAGAAGTGGGTGAGGACCAGGTGCCGGACGCCCGCGTCGCGGGCGGCCGCGGCGGCCTGCCCCGCGGTGAGGTGGCCGTGCTCGACGGCGAGGGCGGCGTCCTCGTCGAGGAACGTCGACTCGATGACGAGCAGGTCGCAGCCCTCGGCGAGCGCGTGGACGCCGTCGCACAGGCGGGTGTCCATGACGAAGGCGAAGCGCTGGCCGGGCCGCACCTCGCTGACGTCCTCCAGCCGCACCCCGCGCAGGGTGCCCTCCCGCTGGAGGACGCCCACGTCGGGGCCCCTGACGCCGTGCGCGGCGAGCCGGTCGGGCAGCATGCGGCGCCCGTCCGGCTCCGTCAGCCGGTAGCCGAACGACTCGACGGGATGCGACAGGCGGCGTGCCTCCAGGGTGTAGCCCGCCGTCCGCGCGACGGGCCCGTCGGCGGCGACGGGCGCCTCCACGATGTCGGCGCGCTCGCGGTAGGCGGTGGCGTACCGCAGCCGCTCGAAGAACCGCTGCCCGGACGCCGGGTAGTGGGCGGTGACGGGGTGCGGGACCTGGTCCAGGTTGATGCGCTGGACGACCCCGGCGAGGCCGAGGCAGTGGTCGCCGTGGAAGTGCGTGATGCAGATCCGGTCGATGTCGTGCGCGGCGACCCCGGCGCGCAGCATCTGGCGCTGGGTGCCCTCGCCCGGGTCGAAGAGGATGCCCTCGCCGTCCCAGCGGAGCAGGTAGCCGTTGTGGTTGCGGTGGCGTGTGGGCACCTGGCTGGCGGTGCCCAGCACGACGAGTTCCCGTACGGACACGCGGTCTACCCGGGGGGCCACTCGAGGCCGCGTCCGGCGAGGACGTGGGCGTGCGCGTGGAAGACGGTCTGGCCGGCCCCGGCACCCGTGTTGAAGACGATCCGGTACCCGGTGCCGCCGGCCCCCTCCTGCGCGGCCACCTCCCCCGCCTCGCGCAGCACGTCGGCGGCGATCTCCGGCGCCGCGGCGGCGAGGGCGGCGGCGTCGGCGTGGTGCGCCTTGGGGATCACCAGCACGTGGGTGGGCGCCTGGGGGTTGATGTCGCGGAACGCGACGGTGGTCTCCGTCTCGCGGACGACGGTCGCGGGCACCTCCCCCACCACGATCTTGCAGAACAGGCAGTCGCTGCGCGGCTCTCCGGCCATGCCGGCGGCCCTCCCTCGTGTCTCACGGCAGGTACGCCCGTACCCTATCGCCGCCGGGCGACCGCCTCAGGACCACCGCCCGGTACGCCCCAGGAGGAGCGCCGTCGCGGCCGTGCCGGCCGTGGAGGTGCGCAGGACGCTCCGTCCGAGCCGGTAGGGCCGGGCGCCGGCCTCCGCGAACGCGGCGAGTTCGTCGGGTGCGACGCCGCCCTCGGGGCCCACGACCAGCACGAAGCGGCCGGCCGCGGGCAGCGGGGCGGTGGCGAGCGGTTCGGCGCCCTCCTCGTGCAGCACGGCCGCGAAGTCCGCCCCGGTCAGCAGTCCGGCGACCTGCTTGGTGGTCATGGCCCCGGCGACGTCGGGGAAGCGGACCCGGCGGGACTGCTTGCCGGCCTCGCGGGCGGTGGCCCGCCACTTCGCCAGCGACTTCGCGCCCCGGTCGCCGCGCCACTGGGTGATGCAGCGGGACGCCTGCCAGGGGACGATCGCGTCGACCCCGGTCTCCGTCATCGTCTCGACGGCGAGCTCGCCGCGGTCGCCCTTGGGGAGGGCCTGGACGACGGTGATGCGCGGCTCGGGTTCCGGCTCCTCCCGGACCCCGTGCAGGTCCACGACGACGAGCCGGTCCTTGCCCTCGGCGGCCTTGACGACGCCCCCGGTCCAGCGGCCGTGCCCGTCGGTGAGGATCACGTCCTCGCCGGGGCCGAGCCGCCGCACGGACACCGCGTGCCGGCCCTCCGGGCCCTCCAGGACGTACTCGGGCCCGGCGGGGACCTGCTCGACGACGAAGACGGGGGCGGTCATGACACACCTCTCAGGGCCGGTGCCGCGAGGGCCGACCGGATTTCGCGGCGGAGTACTTCGACGAGCCGCCCGGCGGGCAGCTCCCGGGCCAGGCGGTGGCCCTGGCCGGCCCACAGGGCCATGCCCTGCGGGTCCTTCGCCCTGGCCGCGGCCCTGCGCAGCCCGCTGGTGAGGTGGTGCACCTCGGGGTAGGCGGCCGGGGCGTACGGCCCGTGCTCCCGCACGAACCGGTTGACCAGGCTCCGGGCGGGGCGTCCGGAGAAGGCGCGGGTCAGCTCGGTGTGGGTGAACAGGGGGTCCGTCAGGGCCCGCTTGTGCAGGGGGTCGGCGCCGGACTCCGGGCACGCCAGGAACGCGGTGCCGAGCTGCGCGGCCTCGGCGCCCGCCGCGAGGACGGCGGCGACCTGCGCGCCGCGCATCAGACCGCCCGCGGCGAGCACCGGCAGCCGCACGGCTTCGCGGACCTGGGCGACCAGCGTCAGCAGCCCGGTCCCCGAGCCCTCGGCCTCCGGGTCGTCGCGGTGGGTGCCCCGGTGGCCGCCGGCCTCGACGCCCTGCGCGCACACGGCGTCGGCGCCGGCGTGCTCGGCGGCCCGCGCCTCGTCGGGGTCGGTGACCGTCACGACGGTGCGGGTGCCCGCGCGCGCCAGGGCCGCCAGCGTGTCCCGGGCGGGGCAGCCGAAGGTGAAGGACACCACCGGCACCGGGTCGTCGAGGAGGATCGCCAGCTTCGCGTCGTAGCCGTCGTCCCGGCCGGCGTCCGGGTCGCCGAGCGGCGTCTCGTACCAGGCGGTCTCCCCGGCGAGCTGCTGGCCGTACAGTCCGACGGCGGCGGCGTCCGCCTGGCCCGGCTGCGGCAGGAACAGGTTCACGCCGAAGGGGCGGGCGGTGAGGCCCCGGGTCCGCTGGACCTCCCGGTACATCCCGTCGGCCGTCTTGTACCCGGCGGCCAGGAAGCCGAGGCCGCCCGCCTCGGACACGGCGGCGGCGAGCTCCGGGCACGAGGCGCCGCCGGCCATGGGGGCCTGCACGATCGGGTGGCGGCAGAGACCGGTCAGCGCGGAGGGCATGGACGCATGGTGTCACGCCCCGCGCCCCGCCGGACCGCGGGCGCCGTGCGGGGCCCGGCCGCCGTCCGGGGGTTCGCGGGAGGCGGTACGGCTCCGGGGCGCCCCCGCCCCCCGGAGCCGTACCGCCCGGGACCCGCTAGCGCCCGTTGAACGCGTCCTTCAGCCGGGAGAACAGCCCCTGCTGGCCGGGGGCGAACTGGCCCGTCGGCCGCTCCTCGCCGCGCAGCTTCGCCAGGTCGCGCAGGAGGCGCTCCTGCTCCGCGTCGAGCTTCGTGGGCGTCAGCACCTCGACGTGGACGATCAGGTCGCCGCGACCGCCGCCGCGCAGGTGCGTCACGCCGCGGCCGTGCAGCGGGATCGACTGGCCCGACTGGGTCCCCGGCCGGATGTCGACCTCCTCCAGGCCGTCGAGCGTCTCCAGCGGCACCTTCGTGCCGAGGGCGCCTGCCGTCATCGGGATCGTCACCGTGCAGTGCAGGTCGTCGCCGCGCCGCTGGAACACGGGGTGCGGCAGTTCGTGGATCTCCACGTACAGGTCGCC
It includes:
- the ybeY gene encoding rRNA maturation RNase YbeY codes for the protein MSIDVNNESGTEVDERAILDVARYALARMRIHPLSELSVIVVDAEAMEQLHLQWMDLPGPTDVMSFPMDELRPPSKDDEEPPQGLLGDIVLCPEVAERQGREAPTRHSMDEELQLLTVHGVLHLLGYDHEEPDEKAEMFGLQAAIVDGWRAEKGLTGPSPAPTVS
- a CDS encoding PhoH family protein, which gives rise to MTHTPTDQVRAHFTVPAKHPMVTVLGSGDALLRVIEQAFPRADIHVRGNEISAVGEAAEVALIQRLFDEMMLVLRTGQPMTEDAVERSIAMLKEETGGAAAETPSEVLTQNILSSRGRTIRPKTLNQKRYVDAIDKHTIVFGIGPAGTGKTYLAMAKAVQALQSKQVNRIILTRPAVEAGERLGFLPGTLYEKIDPYLRPLYDALHDMLDPDSIPRLMAAGTIEVAPLAYMRGRTLNDAFIILDEAQNTNPEQMKMFLTRLGFDSKIVITGDVTQVDLPNGTKSGLRQVQDILDGVQDVHFSRLTSHDVVRHKLVGRIVDAYEKYDTHNGR
- a CDS encoding ribonuclease Z — encoded protein: MSVRELVVLGTASQVPTRHRNHNGYLLRWDGEGILFDPGEGTQRQMLRAGVAAHDIDRICITHFHGDHCLGLAGVVQRINLDQVPHPVTAHYPASGQRFFERLRYATAYRERADIVEAPVAADGPVARTAGYTLEARRLSHPVESFGYRLTEPDGRRMLPDRLAAHGVRGPDVGVLQREGTLRGVRLEDVSEVRPGQRFAFVMDTRLCDGVHALAEGCDLLVIESTFLDEDAALAVEHGHLTAGQAAAAARDAGVRHLVLTHFSQRYGDPSAFERQARAAGFDGELTVARDLVRVPLPKRS
- a CDS encoding histidine triad nucleotide-binding protein; translated protein: MAGEPRSDCLFCKIVVGEVPATVVRETETTVAFRDINPQAPTHVLVIPKAHHADAAALAAAAPEIAADVLREAGEVAAQEGAGGTGYRIVFNTGAGAGQTVFHAHAHVLAGRGLEWPPG
- a CDS encoding 16S rRNA (uracil(1498)-N(3))-methyltransferase, producing MTAPVFVVEQVPAGPEYVLEGPEGRHAVSVRRLGPGEDVILTDGHGRWTGGVVKAAEGKDRLVVVDLHGVREEPEPEPRITVVQALPKGDRGELAVETMTETGVDAIVPWQASRCITQWRGDRGAKSLAKWRATAREAGKQSRRVRFPDVAGAMTTKQVAGLLTGADFAAVLHEEGAEPLATAPLPAAGRFVLVVGPEGGVAPDELAAFAEAGARPYRLGRSVLRTSTAGTAATALLLGRTGRWS
- a CDS encoding nitronate monooxygenase, whose translation is MPSALTGLCRHPIVQAPMAGGASCPELAAAVSEAGGLGFLAAGYKTADGMYREVQRTRGLTARPFGVNLFLPQPGQADAAAVGLYGQQLAGETAWYETPLGDPDAGRDDGYDAKLAILLDDPVPVVSFTFGCPARDTLAALARAGTRTVVTVTDPDEARAAEHAGADAVCAQGVEAGGHRGTHRDDPEAEGSGTGLLTLVAQVREAVRLPVLAAGGLMRGAQVAAVLAAGAEAAQLGTAFLACPESGADPLHKRALTDPLFTHTELTRAFSGRPARSLVNRFVREHGPYAPAAYPEVHHLTSGLRRAAARAKDPQGMALWAGQGHRLARELPAGRLVEVLRREIRSALAAPALRGVS